The proteins below are encoded in one region of Aeromonas veronii:
- a CDS encoding toll/interleukin-1 receptor domain-containing protein produces the protein MIDPYFQAIINSYKALVTKHHSKLINHWPLLSGNINVQPASYNGCRIDIFKHKTNSQMVFRIAGLGELPHHIIGFDSINETNKDIVRERLETYYELNDKDGVIFMSSSISFNDELEQLLKKHEAAMNIKPIKIFLSHKSENKELVRDVKKTLELLGFHPWLDEDAMSAGDKLERAIRKGFSESCAVVFFVTPEFKDEHYIESEIDYAIEEKRAKKDDFQIITITLGDVEVPPLLRPFVWKQPSTDLEMLREIVKALPLKIRKIY, from the coding sequence ATGATAGACCCATATTTTCAAGCAATAATAAATAGTTATAAAGCATTAGTCACTAAACATCACTCTAAACTGATAAATCATTGGCCATTATTGAGTGGTAATATAAACGTACAACCAGCCTCTTATAATGGTTGTAGAATTGATATCTTTAAGCATAAAACTAACTCACAAATGGTCTTTCGGATAGCAGGTCTAGGTGAATTACCACATCACATTATTGGATTTGATAGTATCAATGAGACAAATAAAGATATAGTAAGAGAACGATTAGAAACCTATTATGAGCTGAATGATAAAGATGGGGTTATCTTTATGTCTTCATCTATCTCGTTTAATGATGAACTGGAACAGTTGCTGAAGAAACATGAAGCCGCTATGAACATAAAACCTATAAAGATTTTTTTAAGCCATAAGAGTGAGAACAAAGAGCTAGTTAGAGATGTTAAGAAGACATTGGAGCTTCTTGGTTTTCATCCATGGCTGGATGAAGATGCCATGAGTGCAGGGGATAAACTTGAAAGAGCTATTAGAAAAGGCTTTAGTGAGTCTTGTGCTGTTGTCTTTTTTGTCACACCAGAGTTTAAAGATGAGCACTACATAGAGTCAGAGATTGATTACGCCATTGAAGAAAAGAGAGCCAAAAAAGATGACTTTCAAATAATAACCATCACACTTGGTGATGTTGAAGTTCCTCCGCTCCTTCGTCCGTTCGTATGGAAACAACCTAGTACAGATTTAGAAATGCTAAGAGAAATTGTAAAAGCATTACCACTGAAGATACGAAAGATATATTGA
- a CDS encoding HEPN/Toprim-associated domain-containing protein — protein sequence MSSFSDIKINGHELECWQNSYYEWYFKNADRIREIRSFVDESGNDRFIGYRATARTIRRRLQLDGHTLESAKQDFDQTREVWINDMRDSLNYYEITKGEGSSSSVEFYETIKRQLETVKNTSFQEWTAKIIEGQSKRIEYHNYSFSYEEVVIENEPLLSLMLSPLFGVTDNNMGFKGSLFPCMELESFAIVLLDMCKDDDICELDITDIVDGGWVDDFEDIEQIQDGKTYFYKIFENSLIELTDINLDESTPVLQRMIFSSVITAMEAYLSDTLKKNVLNRDAIKKRFVKNSEHLKNSGKIFLNDIFDELGKLDEKIIGEIDKISFHNVGTVINLYKNVLLCNFPNDKKAQLSKSVEIRHDIVHRNGKTTDGSIIHIAKEDVENLIMLVSDVVSHIDKQILDGLLYTGNE from the coding sequence ATGAGTAGCTTTTCGGATATTAAAATTAATGGCCATGAATTAGAATGCTGGCAAAATAGTTATTATGAATGGTATTTCAAGAACGCAGATAGAATTCGGGAAATTCGTTCTTTTGTAGATGAAAGCGGTAATGACCGTTTTATTGGATATAGAGCAACTGCCCGTACTATTCGCCGTAGATTGCAACTCGATGGCCACACTTTAGAATCAGCAAAGCAAGACTTTGATCAAACGCGAGAAGTTTGGATCAATGATATGAGGGATTCACTAAATTATTATGAAATAACAAAAGGTGAGGGTTCAAGTAGTAGTGTAGAATTTTATGAGACAATAAAGAGACAGTTGGAGACGGTAAAGAACACCTCTTTTCAAGAGTGGACTGCGAAAATTATAGAGGGCCAATCCAAAAGGATTGAGTATCATAACTATAGTTTTAGCTATGAAGAAGTAGTAATTGAAAATGAACCGCTGCTTTCATTGATGCTGTCGCCTCTATTTGGAGTGACTGATAATAACATGGGTTTCAAGGGCTCTCTTTTCCCTTGTATGGAACTAGAGTCATTTGCAATTGTGCTTCTTGATATGTGTAAAGATGATGATATCTGTGAATTGGATATCACGGATATAGTTGATGGTGGGTGGGTAGACGATTTTGAGGACATTGAGCAAATTCAAGATGGTAAGACATATTTCTATAAGATATTTGAAAACTCATTGATTGAGCTGACTGATATAAATCTCGATGAATCAACACCAGTTCTTCAACGGATGATCTTCTCTAGTGTGATAACTGCAATGGAAGCATATCTATCAGACACTCTAAAGAAGAATGTACTAAACAGAGATGCAATCAAGAAACGATTCGTTAAGAACAGTGAACATTTAAAGAACAGTGGAAAGATATTTCTTAATGATATATTTGATGAGTTAGGTAAGTTAGATGAAAAGATAATTGGTGAGATTGATAAGATATCTTTTCATAACGTAGGTACAGTAATAAATCTTTACAAAAATGTTCTATTATGTAATTTCCCTAATGATAAGAAAGCACAGCTAAGTAAGAGTGTTGAAATTCGTCATGACATAGTACATAGGAATGGTAAAACCACTGATGGTTCAATTATTCACATTGCTAAAGAGGATGTAGAAAATCTAATAATGTTAGTAAGTGATGTAGTAAGTCACATAGACAAACAGATACTAGATGGACTTTTATATACTGGAAATGAATGA
- a CDS encoding glycoside hydrolase family protein — MSKTIEEQLKYDEGCKLQMYRDTEGYWTVGIGHLIVRDNTISKVRAIEILSRELLSPIAPDGRITASEASYLFQKDLAAVKQGIESSSFYAVYRGLDSERKGSIQNMVFQMGVRGVANFKRMWAAIAVGNWNEAYRQGLDSTWFKQTPNRARRVMETLRTGSTQHYPTK; from the coding sequence ATGAGTAAGACAATTGAGGAACAACTTAAGTACGATGAGGGCTGTAAGTTGCAGATGTACAGAGACACAGAGGGATATTGGACTGTTGGTATTGGTCATCTGATTGTGAGAGACAATACAATATCCAAAGTACGAGCCATTGAGATTCTATCTAGAGAACTACTATCACCTATCGCCCCAGATGGGCGTATAACTGCATCTGAGGCATCCTATCTCTTCCAGAAGGACTTAGCCGCAGTTAAGCAAGGAATTGAATCTAGCTCTTTCTATGCGGTTTACAGGGGTCTAGATTCTGAACGTAAGGGTTCAATCCAGAATATGGTATTCCAGATGGGTGTTCGCGGTGTTGCTAACTTCAAGAGGATGTGGGCAGCCATTGCAGTTGGTAATTGGAATGAGGCATATCGTCAGGGACTAGATAGTACTTGGTTCAAGCAAACACCTAACAGGGCTCGTCGTGTAATGGAGACTCTAAGAACTGGTTCAACTCAACACTACCCCACTAAATAA
- a CDS encoding tail fiber domain-containing protein — MGYKVIVNEYSNLQGLNSTKVLVSEYASIGSKTTKVIVVEDTNIGSTAYNEAKAAAVEAKAAAAEAKAEVGKAVLKLGPQTMEGPLTSTGKITTGSSVELIDSAGYGMRQVFSGSTGYLQAGKTDRTATDQSLMLSGWFGTPLSLLRLNMAQGENPKVVWGSSRYDILHRGNMPTLGELNGVNLNDNSYWHNRGAVSDLNTATLPGHYQGGAVLTNGPVGTDGYKPGYGHMFVSSTDGRTGSGYWITQTYYSHSNPSRTFTRVNVNGSWASWIEIYTTSYKPTASDVGTLTTAEINTELGKKLNLSGGALSGNIVISNQSTTGILAIDSNGFDSQVRLLNKGSMRWIISRDATAENATNGGSDFNIFYYNNDGSFRGSALKITRQDGVTIFNKNPVLSVAQANIPEALTRKDYVDSEIIKVGTGSKVQVIDLPAGSPTTGYIPVLIRQYSYTNPEIYISTTGNSGSYPMNNCSFDGIVRASGWGDHTSYASGQFTAYDMAERAIHSIHGPSESVNTYAFYVEVRAFPITLKVPVGVNIECTGKDIQAGTSIYKVNGQESGNTKTITLANFTKGSGFYNGSAKVYNTSFKPTMGELGDNNGDLLIERDNTEPKNGVRRDGRTIYLYDSSANHGLYSTLGETGARGNTQMIYRVVATGAINVGSNIAPLTLHSSGKLLHNTAEVYTSANKPTATDVGTLSTSQINAALVLKSDLTYVDTELAKKFDKDSANLTLSSRLTSNDVLTTGGWLRTTGATGWYSETYGGGWMMSDTDWIRSYGGKKVHIAAAVADSFYTTGGIRADMDIRANNFQVVSDRRLKSDVVVLENALDKVLRLTGYVYTKNEQREAGVMAQDVQQVLPEAVREDSDGYLSVSHNQLTALLIEAIKELTARVKKLEGGTE; from the coding sequence ATGGGATACAAAGTAATAGTTAATGAATATTCAAACTTACAAGGATTGAACAGTACTAAAGTTCTTGTCTCTGAATATGCAAGCATTGGGAGCAAGACCACCAAGGTAATCGTCGTAGAAGATACCAACATCGGCAGTACTGCATACAACGAGGCAAAAGCCGCAGCCGTTGAGGCAAAGGCAGCAGCAGCAGAAGCCAAAGCAGAAGTTGGGAAAGCTGTACTCAAGCTAGGCCCACAAACAATGGAAGGCCCTCTAACCAGTACAGGCAAGATCACTACTGGCTCCAGTGTAGAACTAATAGATTCTGCTGGTTATGGAATGCGTCAGGTGTTCTCAGGCAGTACTGGATATCTCCAAGCAGGGAAGACAGATAGAACTGCCACTGACCAATCTCTAATGTTGTCTGGATGGTTTGGTACTCCCCTCTCTCTCCTACGCCTCAACATGGCTCAGGGTGAGAATCCAAAGGTTGTTTGGGGTTCTTCTAGATATGACATTCTGCATCGTGGGAACATGCCCACTCTTGGTGAACTCAACGGGGTTAACCTCAACGACAACTCCTATTGGCACAACAGAGGGGCAGTATCAGATCTAAACACAGCAACTCTCCCAGGTCACTATCAAGGCGGGGCAGTACTAACCAATGGCCCTGTTGGTACTGATGGGTATAAACCCGGCTATGGTCATATGTTCGTTTCCAGTACTGATGGACGTACAGGATCTGGCTATTGGATCACCCAGACTTACTACAGCCATAGCAATCCTTCCCGTACCTTCACCCGTGTGAATGTGAACGGATCATGGGCTAGTTGGATTGAGATCTATACCACCTCTTATAAACCTACCGCATCTGATGTTGGGACTCTGACAACTGCTGAGATCAATACTGAACTAGGTAAGAAACTAAATCTATCTGGCGGTGCTCTATCTGGAAACATCGTCATATCTAACCAATCCACAACTGGTATTCTTGCCATTGATTCGAATGGTTTTGATAGCCAAGTTAGACTCTTGAATAAGGGTTCTATGCGTTGGATTATTTCCCGTGATGCGACGGCGGAAAATGCAACTAACGGTGGTTCTGATTTTAACATTTTCTATTATAACAATGATGGGTCATTTCGTGGTTCTGCATTAAAGATCACCCGTCAAGACGGTGTAACTATCTTCAACAAAAACCCTGTATTGTCAGTGGCACAAGCGAACATACCAGAGGCATTAACACGAAAGGATTATGTTGATTCTGAAATCATCAAAGTCGGTACTGGTTCTAAAGTTCAAGTAATAGATCTTCCGGCTGGTTCTCCCACAACTGGCTATATCCCAGTTTTGATTAGACAATACTCATACACCAATCCAGAGATTTATATCTCAACTACTGGCAACAGTGGAAGCTATCCAATGAACAACTGTTCATTTGATGGAATTGTTCGTGCGTCTGGATGGGGTGATCATACTTCATACGCATCCGGTCAATTCACTGCATATGATATGGCAGAACGTGCAATCCACTCTATCCATGGGCCATCTGAATCTGTTAATACGTATGCTTTCTATGTAGAGGTTCGAGCTTTCCCTATAACTTTAAAAGTTCCTGTTGGTGTTAACATTGAGTGCACAGGTAAAGATATTCAAGCTGGAACATCAATATACAAGGTTAACGGTCAAGAATCAGGAAATACAAAAACCATTACTCTTGCTAACTTTACTAAGGGCTCTGGTTTCTACAATGGAAGTGCAAAGGTTTATAACACTAGTTTCAAGCCAACAATGGGTGAACTTGGTGATAATAACGGTGATCTACTTATTGAACGTGATAATACAGAACCAAAGAATGGTGTTCGTCGTGATGGAAGGACAATATATCTCTATGATAGCTCTGCAAACCATGGCCTCTATTCAACTCTTGGTGAAACTGGTGCACGTGGTAACACTCAAATGATTTATCGTGTTGTTGCAACTGGTGCAATCAATGTTGGCTCAAACATCGCTCCACTGACATTGCACAGCTCTGGCAAACTTCTGCATAACACCGCAGAAGTTTATACATCAGCCAATAAACCCACTGCTACTGATGTTGGTACTCTATCAACTTCTCAAATCAATGCAGCTTTAGTATTAAAAAGTGATCTTACTTATGTTGATACTGAACTTGCAAAGAAGTTTGACAAGGATTCAGCAAATCTAACTTTATCTAGCCGTTTAACTTCCAATGATGTTTTAACTACTGGTGGATGGCTAAGAACTACGGGGGCCACTGGTTGGTATAGTGAGACTTACGGCGGTGGCTGGATGATGAGTGATACTGACTGGATCCGTTCCTATGGTGGTAAGAAGGTTCACATAGCTGCCGCTGTTGCTGACAGTTTTTATACAACCGGTGGTATACGTGCTGATATGGATATTAGAGCAAATAACTTCCAAGTAGTTTCTGATCGTAGATTGAAGTCTGATGTTGTAGTTCTTGAGAATGCTTTAGACAAAGTTCTGAGACTAACAGGTTATGTCTACACCAAGAACGAACAACGTGAGGCGGGAGTTATGGCACAGGATGTTCAACAAGTGCTTCCAGAAGCTGTTAGAGAAGATTCTGATGGTTATCTTAGCGTCTCCCATAACCAGCTCACAGCATTGCTCATAGAAGCCATCAAGGAGCTTACAGCGAGAGTGAAGAAGCTAGAGGGAGGTACAGAGTAA
- the suhB gene encoding inositol-1-monophosphatase, translating into MHPMLNIAVRAARNAGQVVVKAFSQPENIEAMQKGSNDFVTNVDRDAEAAIIHTIKKSYPEHSIVSEESGEIAGTNPDYQWIIDPLDGTTNLVKGIPHFAVSIALRVKGKTEQAVVYDPIRDELFTATRGNGAQLNGYRIRVGKAREMAGTVLATGFPFKQKHHIEPYLKMFQSMFIECADIRRAGSPALDLAYVAAGRIDGFWEIGLKPWETAAGELLAKEAGAIVTDFVGGHNYENSGNLVVANPRVLKEMLGKIREHLPESLAK; encoded by the coding sequence ATGCATCCGATGCTGAATATCGCCGTGCGCGCTGCGCGCAACGCCGGTCAAGTTGTAGTAAAAGCCTTCTCCCAGCCCGAGAACATCGAGGCCATGCAAAAAGGCAGCAATGACTTCGTGACCAACGTTGACCGCGACGCCGAAGCGGCCATCATTCATACCATCAAAAAATCTTACCCGGAACACAGCATCGTGTCTGAAGAGTCTGGTGAGATTGCCGGTACCAATCCGGATTACCAATGGATCATCGACCCACTGGATGGCACGACCAACCTGGTCAAAGGCATTCCGCACTTTGCCGTTTCCATCGCCCTGCGCGTGAAAGGCAAGACCGAACAAGCCGTGGTCTACGACCCCATTCGCGACGAACTCTTCACCGCCACCCGCGGTAACGGCGCCCAGCTGAACGGCTACCGCATCCGTGTGGGCAAGGCCCGCGAGATGGCTGGCACCGTGCTGGCGACCGGCTTCCCGTTCAAGCAGAAGCACCACATCGAGCCCTACCTGAAGATGTTCCAGAGCATGTTCATCGAGTGTGCCGACATCCGTCGTGCCGGCTCCCCGGCCCTGGATCTGGCCTATGTGGCTGCCGGTCGCATCGACGGCTTCTGGGAAATCGGTCTGAAGCCGTGGGAAACCGCAGCCGGTGAGCTGCTGGCCAAGGAAGCGGGCGCCATCGTCACCGACTTCGTGGGTGGTCACAACTACGAAAACTCCGGCAACCTGGTTGTCGCCAACCCGCGCGTCCTCAAAGAGATGCTCGGCAAGATCCGCGAGCACCTGCCGGAATCTCTGGCCAAATAA
- a CDS encoding flagellar protein MotY, translating to MNAWVLGLVSISVSMQLQAGVTEFGAGLDQSVWRLTSDSQVECRLEHPIPRWGTGAFVSRAGRKINLDFELKGQRPQARTQTVSLGIMPPSWRPGVAGRQISQLQFYQQFDGLVAGQTAWTMLDELEGGRMPTFQYRDWYRQDRPVRVSLSSVNFRVKYQAFMDCLTGLLPYNFNDIAFSVLSYDKNSDQLSPASRRRLAMISEYVKADKSIDVVVIDAYSDSYGGRWPNQKLSEKRADAIKQVFVDLGIEAGKISVEGHGEKQHVASNETEGGRAKNRRVVINMGRNGTI from the coding sequence TTGAATGCTTGGGTGTTAGGGTTGGTCAGCATATCCGTGAGTATGCAGTTGCAGGCGGGGGTCACCGAATTTGGTGCCGGCCTGGATCAATCCGTCTGGCGCTTGACCTCCGACTCCCAGGTGGAGTGCCGCCTCGAGCATCCCATACCCCGCTGGGGCACGGGGGCTTTCGTGAGTCGCGCCGGCCGCAAGATCAATCTGGATTTCGAGCTGAAGGGGCAGCGTCCCCAGGCCCGCACCCAGACGGTCTCTCTGGGGATCATGCCACCCAGCTGGCGCCCCGGCGTGGCGGGCAGGCAGATAAGCCAACTGCAGTTTTATCAGCAGTTTGACGGCCTGGTGGCCGGTCAGACCGCCTGGACCATGCTCGATGAGCTCGAAGGGGGCCGCATGCCAACCTTCCAGTATCGAGACTGGTATCGCCAGGACAGGCCGGTGCGGGTCTCTCTCTCTTCGGTCAATTTCCGGGTCAAGTATCAGGCCTTCATGGATTGCCTGACCGGCCTCTTGCCCTACAACTTCAACGACATCGCCTTCAGCGTGCTCTCTTATGACAAGAACAGCGATCAGCTATCGCCCGCATCCAGGCGTCGACTGGCGATGATCAGCGAGTATGTGAAGGCAGACAAGAGCATCGATGTGGTGGTGATCGACGCCTATAGCGATAGCTATGGCGGCCGCTGGCCGAACCAGAAGCTCTCCGAGAAGCGGGCCGATGCCATCAAGCAGGTGTTCGTGGATCTGGGGATTGAGGCGGGCAAGATCTCGGTGGAAGGCCATGGCGAGAAGCAACACGTGGCTTCCAATGAGACGGAAGGGGGCCGGGCCAAGAACCGGCGTGTGGTGATCAACATGGGACGCAATGGCACCATCTGA
- the rnt gene encoding ribonuclease T gives MTDAVHTLKGRFRGFYPVVIDVETAGFNARTDALLEIAAHTLKMDEQGWLVPDQIFHFHVEPFEGANLEKAALEFTGIDPFNPLRGAVSEKEALTEIFKGVRKGMKEQDCGRAIIVAHNATFDHGFVTAAAERAGLKRNPFHPFATFDTAALSGLALGQTVLAKACQSAKIPFDNKEAHSALYDTERTTDLFCYIVNRWKSLGGWPPAEVDDTADDAE, from the coding sequence ATGACCGACGCCGTTCACACCCTCAAGGGCCGCTTTCGTGGCTTTTACCCCGTCGTCATCGATGTTGAAACCGCCGGGTTCAATGCCCGTACCGATGCCCTGCTGGAGATAGCCGCTCATACCCTCAAGATGGATGAGCAAGGCTGGCTGGTGCCCGATCAGATCTTCCATTTCCACGTCGAACCCTTCGAGGGCGCCAATCTGGAAAAGGCCGCGCTGGAGTTCACCGGCATCGATCCCTTCAATCCACTGCGGGGTGCCGTCAGCGAGAAAGAGGCGTTGACCGAGATCTTCAAGGGAGTGCGCAAGGGCATGAAGGAGCAGGATTGCGGCCGTGCCATCATCGTGGCCCACAACGCCACTTTCGATCACGGCTTCGTGACCGCCGCCGCCGAGCGGGCCGGCCTCAAGCGCAATCCATTCCACCCCTTCGCCACCTTTGACACCGCCGCCCTCTCGGGCCTGGCCCTGGGTCAGACGGTGCTGGCCAAGGCATGCCAGAGCGCCAAGATCCCCTTTGACAACAAAGAGGCGCACTCCGCCCTCTATGACACCGAGCGCACCACGGATCTCTTCTGCTACATCGTCAATCGCTGGAAGAGCCTGGGGGGCTGGCCCCCCGCCGAGGTGGATGACACGGCGGACGACGCCGAGTAA
- a CDS encoding Na+/H+ antiporter family protein has protein sequence MNPVVIAVALMLVLSLLRINVVVSLAIGAIVGGLIGGLSLEQTLSTFTGGLGGGAEIALSYAMLGAFAVAISRSGITDLLARKVISQLGKDASSSRILWVKSLLLASVLGVSISSQNLIPVHIAFIPILIPPLLHVMAQMQIDRRQVACVITFGLTATYMLLPVGFGGIFLNNILAKNLIDNGVPVEHSQLPMAMAIPVFGMFIGLLIAVFFTYRKPRQYDLEKILSAEPETVQLNLNHIWVALLAIAVALGLQLMTNSIVLGALAGFVIFTCGGVIKFRESQDAFTQGVRMMSLIGFIMISAAGFAAVMKETHGVDSLVQAVSGMMAGHKGMAAFLMLLVGLLITMGIGSSFSTVPIIATIYVPLCIHLGFSPMATIALVGAAGALGDAGSPASDSTLGPTSGLNADGQHDHIWDSVVPTFIHYNIPLIIFGWIAAMVL, from the coding sequence ATGAATCCTGTTGTTATCGCGGTAGCGCTGATGCTGGTGCTCAGCCTGCTGCGGATCAATGTGGTGGTCTCCCTCGCCATCGGTGCCATCGTCGGCGGCCTCATCGGCGGCCTCTCACTCGAGCAGACCCTCAGCACCTTCACCGGTGGCCTGGGTGGCGGCGCCGAGATCGCCCTCTCCTACGCCATGCTGGGCGCCTTTGCGGTCGCCATCTCCCGCTCCGGCATCACGGATCTGCTGGCCCGCAAGGTGATCAGCCAACTCGGCAAGGATGCCAGCTCCTCCCGCATCCTCTGGGTCAAGAGCCTGCTGCTCGCCTCTGTGCTGGGGGTATCCATCTCCTCCCAGAACCTGATCCCGGTGCACATCGCCTTCATCCCCATCCTGATCCCGCCGCTGCTGCACGTCATGGCCCAGATGCAGATTGACCGTCGCCAGGTGGCCTGCGTCATCACCTTCGGCCTGACCGCGACCTACATGCTGCTGCCAGTGGGTTTTGGTGGCATCTTCCTGAACAACATCCTGGCCAAGAACCTGATCGACAACGGGGTTCCGGTGGAGCACAGCCAGCTGCCCATGGCCATGGCGATCCCGGTGTTTGGCATGTTCATCGGCCTGCTCATCGCGGTCTTCTTCACCTACCGCAAGCCGCGCCAGTATGATCTGGAGAAGATCCTCTCCGCCGAGCCGGAAACCGTGCAACTCAACCTCAACCACATCTGGGTCGCCCTGCTGGCCATCGCCGTGGCGCTGGGGTTGCAGCTGATGACCAACAGCATCGTGTTGGGCGCGCTGGCAGGCTTCGTCATCTTCACCTGTGGCGGCGTCATCAAGTTCCGCGAGAGCCAGGATGCCTTCACTCAGGGGGTGCGCATGATGTCCCTCATCGGCTTCATCATGATCTCCGCCGCCGGCTTCGCCGCCGTGATGAAGGAGACCCACGGGGTGGATAGCCTGGTGCAGGCGGTCTCCGGCATGATGGCCGGCCACAAGGGGATGGCGGCCTTCCTGATGCTGCTGGTGGGGCTGCTCATCACCATGGGGATTGGTTCCTCCTTCTCCACCGTGCCCATCATCGCCACCATCTATGTGCCCCTGTGCATCCATCTGGGTTTCTCCCCCATGGCGACCATCGCCCTGGTGGGGGCTGCCGGTGCCCTGGGGGATGCAGGCTCCCCCGCCTCGGACTCGACGCTCGGCCCCACTTCCGGCCTCAACGCCGACGGTCAGCACGATCATATTTGGGACAGCGTGGTGCCCACCTTCATCCACTACAACATCCCGCTCATCATCTTCGGCTGGATTGCCGCCATGGTGCTCTAA
- a CDS encoding MFS transporter, with the protein MTSPSVSPTAAQPARALTPTFIFAMALCCGLAVANIYYNQPMLAVMARDFPGHSAIPLIAVLTQLGYALGLLLLVPLGDVLVRRWLIVGQFVLIALASLLAALAQGTTMLMLASVLLGIGATAAQQIVPVAATLADPARRGAVVGTVMSGLLGGILLSRTLAGVVTAYAGWRTMFWLGIPLALLGALLMARTIPLQLPRVTLTYGALLRSLVTLWREEPALRRAALTQGLLFGSFSAFWTVLALYLAHSSYRLGAQWAGLFGVIGVVGVLAAPLAGRLADRQGARPVVLSGALMVVLAWIVFETWHSLIGLAVGVILLDLGVQSALIAHQQLIYGLREVARGRVNTLFMGAMFLGGTLGSSLAMLAWQKGEWSGVGMVGLLLALLALIGGLTGRGRQRVSEPA; encoded by the coding sequence ATGACATCACCGAGCGTCTCCCCAACGGCGGCCCAGCCTGCCAGGGCGCTGACCCCCACATTCATCTTCGCCATGGCGCTCTGCTGCGGTCTGGCGGTCGCCAACATCTATTACAACCAGCCCATGCTGGCGGTGATGGCACGGGATTTCCCCGGCCATTCAGCCATTCCTCTCATCGCCGTACTGACCCAACTCGGCTATGCCCTCGGCCTCTTGCTGCTGGTGCCCCTTGGCGATGTGCTGGTTCGGCGCTGGCTCATCGTCGGGCAGTTCGTCCTCATCGCCCTTGCCTCTTTGCTGGCGGCCCTGGCCCAGGGGACCACCATGTTGATGCTGGCCTCGGTACTGCTCGGCATCGGGGCAACGGCGGCCCAGCAGATTGTGCCCGTCGCGGCGACGCTGGCGGATCCCGCACGGCGCGGCGCCGTGGTGGGCACTGTGATGAGCGGTCTGCTCGGTGGCATCCTGCTCAGCCGCACCCTGGCGGGTGTTGTCACTGCCTATGCGGGCTGGCGCACCATGTTCTGGCTCGGTATTCCGCTGGCGCTGCTGGGGGCCCTGCTGATGGCACGCACCATCCCCCTCCAGTTGCCGCGCGTCACCCTCACCTATGGGGCCTTACTGCGCTCTCTCGTCACCCTCTGGCGGGAGGAGCCGGCTCTGCGCCGTGCCGCGCTGACACAGGGGCTGTTGTTTGGCTCCTTCAGCGCCTTCTGGACCGTGCTGGCGCTCTATCTGGCGCACTCCTCCTATCGGCTCGGAGCACAGTGGGCCGGCCTGTTCGGGGTGATAGGGGTGGTCGGTGTCCTCGCGGCCCCCCTGGCCGGGCGGCTGGCGGATCGGCAGGGGGCCAGGCCCGTGGTGTTGAGCGGGGCCCTGATGGTGGTACTGGCCTGGATAGTGTTCGAAACCTGGCACAGCCTGATCGGATTGGCGGTGGGCGTCATCTTGCTGGATCTGGGGGTGCAGAGCGCGCTCATCGCCCATCAGCAGCTCATCTATGGATTGAGGGAGGTGGCGAGGGGGCGGGTCAATACCCTCTTCATGGGGGCCATGTTCCTTGGGGGGACGCTGGGTTCCAGCCTCGCCATGCTGGCCTGGCAGAAGGGAGAATGGTCCGGGGTGGGGATGGTCGGACTGCTGCTGGCCTTGCTGGCCCTCATCGGCGGGCTGACGGGCCGGGGTCGCCAGCGGGTATCCGAACCTGCCTGA